The Nitrospirota bacterium genome segment TCCACGGCGGCCGAACAGATCTTAGGCAGAATCCTTCGCATGCCCGGCGCGAAGAAAAAGATCAACCCGGAATTGAACGAGGCGTATGCTTTTATTACATCGACTGATTTCCAGGCTACAGTTGCCAGCTTACGAGACGGTCTTGTCAAGAATGGATTTGAACGGCAGGAGACGAAGGACCTTATCCACACAGAGGAGGAACAGGGACAGGATGATCTTTTCATTCTGGCGGCCGGTCTGACCTTTACCACCTCTGAGATACCCGAACCGGAGGCGATACCTTCCGTGCTTGAAAACAAGGTTGAGATCGCACCGGAGGCAGGTACTGTTACCTTGAAGGGGAAATTCACTCCTAAACAAGCGGAGGCACTGGAAAACATTTTCCAAACACAAGCGGGCAAGAATGCCATCCGGACGGCGTTATCAAGATTGGGCGCGCCACAAGCTCTGCACCAGAAAACACCGTCTGAACTTGGAGAACTGTTCCGCGTCCCACTCCTTGCTCTGCGGCAAGGCGATCTCTGGGAGCCCTTCGAGGAAACGCATCTCTTACAAGGCGATTGGCGGCTACTCGATTATTCTAGCGAGTTAAACGAAAGTGAATTTAAGAGGCCTGAGCTTAGGGCACAGGGCGGGCGCTTTCTGGTCCGGGAAGAATCTATTCGCTTCGAGTATTTCGATGATATCGAGGCCCAACTTGCATTGCTTGATTTCTTTACAGAATGGGACCAGGTTCAGCTTGTAGCCTGGCTGGAGCGAAATGTTCCCGACGAGAGCATCCTGCCGGATGAAAAGGCGGCGTATCTGAATAAAGCCGTTACATGGCTGATACAGCATCGCGGTTTTACAATTGAGGAACTGGCTTATGCAAAGTTTCGGTTACGTGCCGAGCTTGAAAACAAGATCAAAGATGCCAAACGACAAGCAATGCAGCGGATTTATCAAGCCTTACTCTTCCAACCAGACCTGTTTATATCTGATGGCCGTTGTGAAATGATCTTTGAGCAGGGCCGCTATGCTTATGATCGACTATATTGTGGCTTTGTCGATCTGCCCAAGCATTTCTTTCCGCACATCGGTAATTTAGGCGCTGAGGGCGAGGAGTTCGACTGCGCGTTGTTTCTTGCAACGCAACTTGAAGGCGTCAAGTTCTGGGTGCGCAATGTGGAGCGAAAGCCGACATCCTTCTCATTGCAAACAAGCACCGACCGCTTCTATCCGGACTTCATTTGCAGACTGGAAGATGGCCGAAACCTGATTGTGGAGTATAAGAACATCAGGGATTGGGATTTGCCTGATAATGATGAAAAACGCAAGCTTGGCGCATTGTGGGAAATACGCAGTGGCGGCAAGGGGCTCTTCATAATGCCGAGAGGGAAAGACTTTGAGGCGATACGAGCCAGATTGAAGTAGTTGAACTTTGTCTAAGCCTGCAGATCAAATTGGCAATATATCAAAATGAAGTAACGCTCACGACCGGCCTTTTTTATGATTTTGCGTTTCATGCGTTAAATGTCTTAATTTTCTTTTCGGACTTTGATAGGGATCTTTTAATCGATTCCATCGGAGGTTGCTTCATTATTACCCGTTCCGGCTGAGTCTTCATCGTTCATACCAGTTGATCTTCATCCGCCTGTGATTTCATCCAAGAACGCCGCCTGCCAAAACCTGCCTTTGTAATAATATCAAACAAGCTATTGACAGATTATCGTACCTGTGATAATATGGGTTTACCCCGTTAGAGAAAGCCTCCACGTCTATGGCGTGGTACGTATTATTCATTCAATTGTGTTTCTTAATCACAATCTTATGTCATTAGAAAGCGAAGTTCTCTAACGGGGTTTATCAAGGGAGGTATCGGATGAGCATTTATGAAAAAATTGGACGCCGCGTCAAGGAACTGCGGGATAAGGCCGACATGAGCCAGGACGCGCTTGCGAAGATCATGAAACTGCCCCGCCCGGCCGTCTCTCAGATCGAAAGCGGCGCGCGGAAGATCGCTACCGATGAGCTTGTTACGTTATCGCAGATATTCCATGTGACAATAGATGATCTCTTAAATCCTGGGAAAGAGCCGGAAGTCCGCCTGCCTGAGGGGAAAGAAGAGAAAACGGTCAAACAACAGATGCGTATCAGCGTTCCGCAGAAAAACCTCCAAAAGTTCAAGGAGGTTCTGCTGTACATTCTGAACAAGGTCGGCGCAAAAGAAAACATCGGCGAAACCGTTATCTACAAACTCCTCTACTTCATAGACTTCGACTTCTATGAAAAATATGAGGAGCAGTTGGTCGGCGCTACCTACATCAAAAACAAATATGGCCCAACGCCGGTCGAGTTCGTCAAGATCGTCGAGAAAATGATCAAGGACGGAGCGATCGAAAAGGTCAAGAGCGAGTACTTCAAGTTACAGCAGACCAAGTATCTGCCGCGCCGGAAGCCGGACATTGCGAAACTTACGTCATCCGAGATCGAAGTGATTGACGATGTCCTGAACAGACTTTCCGACATGAATGCAAGCCAGATCAGCGCCTACTCTCATGGAGACGTGCCCTGGGTCACGACAAACGACGGCGATGCCATCGAGTATGAGTCTGTTTTTTACCGCACGCCGCCCTATTCCGTGCGGGCCTATGCGGAAGATAACGGATAAGCGACCTGTTCTATAAACCATTCGTCCGGACCCTATTCAATAAGATAACCCATGCCCCGGAATTCGAAAAGGACCTAAAGAAACTCCTCAAGCGATTTCCTTCCCTTGAGGATGACTTATGGATGTTCATCAAGGTCGCAATGAACGCGTTTCACATAAAGAAAATAGACAGCGGGTCGATCTTTCATATATCTGACCTCGGCATCCGTTCCCCGAAAATCTATAAAGCAAAGAAGTTCGCTTGCAAAGCGCTGAAAGGCAAAGGCGCTCAGTCGGGGATAAGGGTTATCTATACGTATCACGAAGAAGCGGATTGGATCGAGTTCATCGAAATTTACTATAAGAGTGATAAGGAGAGCGAGGATCGGGAGAGGATAAAGAGATATTACCCGAAAGAATAATACCATCTGCAATCTTTATAAGATCGTTTTCAACCCCAATGCAAAATATCCTGTGATAGAACAAATTCGAGTTTGATCACGGATTTTCCTTGCCTGATCGATTTGCCCTTTCAACCGCGCTCAGAACACCCCGCAAGATACTGACATCCCTGCTGTTCATCCGTGCCCTGCCGAAGAGCTGCCTGAGCGAAAACATCAGGCGTTCCGGATGGTCGCGCTCAAGAAAGCCGATCGTCTGTAGCGTTTGTTGCAACTGCACGAAAAAACCCTCGATATCATCACTGCGCGCAAGCTCATTGCTCAATTTGCCAACCTGAGCGCCTGAAGCCAAAAAAAGCTCGTAGGCAATTATCATTACTGCATGAGAGAGGTTCAGTGACGGAAATGTTTCCGATGCCGGTATGGCCACGATCTCATGACAGAGGGCGAGGGCGCTGTTTTCCAGTCCGTTCACTTCGTTTCCAAACACGATCGCCACGCGGTTCTTTGCGAGAATCGGAATCACCTGCTCCGCCATCTCGCGGGGAGTTCGTATGTTTTTACGCTGTCTGCCTGCATGTCTTGACGTTCCGATGACGAACCCCTGGTCGGCCAGCGCCTCGGCAAGCGCTGGAAACACCGCTGCATTCTCAATGATCTCATGGGCACCCGCGGCAAGCTTGCGGGCATCCTGATCCTTGTCCTTCGGCGGATCCACGAGGATCAGCCGGCTCAGGCCCATGTTCATCATGCATCGGGCCGCGGCGCCGATGTTCCCCGGTGTTTTTGTGTCCACCAGTACGATGCTGACGTTGTCAAGTAATTGATTCATGGCAATACTTGTAACGGCGAAATACTTTTTTCCCCCGCTCTTTTCCAGTTTATCCGTGTAAGGACATTATAGAGAAAATGAAGGCTGTACTCAAGTTTATATTGAGCGAGCATTATTCACGTTGACAAGCTTGAGGTGGACTGTTAGAGTGTTTTCATCATGAGCATGATCGCGATATCGCTCCAGTCTGGCAGCAGTGGAAACTGCATATATATAGAAGCAGGGGGGGTCAGACTCCTGATCGACGCCGGGATCACGGGCGTACAGGCGCAGGGCCGGCTTGCCGCTCACGGCCGGGACATCCATACGGTCGATGCGGTGATCATCTCGCATGATCACGGCGATCACATCCGGCATGCGGGTGTGTACCAGCGGAAATTCGGCATCCCGATCTATGTTACCCCGGCGACGCTTGCCGCTGCGACCGCGCGATGCAATCTCGGAAAGCTTACCGACGTGCGCACCTTCCGGGCCTGCGACAAGATCAGATTCGGCGATGTGCTCGTGCATGCCATCCCCACGCCCCATGATGGAGTGGATGGGTCCGTCTTCGTAGTCGAAGCAGGGAAGAAGCGAATCGGCGTGCTGACCGACCTCGGGCATGTGTTCAAGGACCTCACCCGGATCGTGGCATCGCTCGACGCTGTTTTTCTCGAAAGCAACTACGATCCCGACATGCTCGCTGCCGGCTCTTACCCGGCCTATCTCAAGCAGCGAATCAGGGGACCGCACGGACATATTTCAAATATCGAAGCCGCCGAGCTTTTACGCCGCGCCTCTGTAGAGCAGCGCCTCCAATGGGCATGTCTCTCTCACCTCTCGGAAGAGAACAACCACCCCGATGTCGCGCTCAAGACCCACCGCGCGGCCATCTCCGGAAAGGTCACCCTGTATGTGGCCGACCGTTACCAGTCCACGGAAATATTTACCGTACTATAACCCTTCCTCTTCGCTGAGCTTGAATTCAATCTGAGACAAATCCGATACTTTCATAAAAAGCGTTCTCACACAAAGATCACGGAGATCACAAAGAAAAACTTGAATGTTGTCGATATGACTTCCTTCGTGCCTTTGTGCCTTCGTGTGAACAATTGATTTTTTACGAGATCTTCAAACCTGATAACGTCGCAAAAAGTAACGATACACACAAAGCGCGGTTCTTGAGTGACGTATCGGGGGGAAAGATGCTGATGGATCACAGGATCACGGCCGTCTCGATCGGCGGATAAGGATAAAGATCCTGATACAAAAGACGCCGCAGAGGGCCGTCAGCCAGGCGCTCTCCGTATTAAAATGGTTGATCCGGAGAATTACCGCGGCCAGACCCGCTCCCACGGTGAGAAACGCGAGGATCAGGCCCTTACCGATGCGCGAGATGATCTTGAGCTCCCCTACGATGTCCCGCGAAGTGATCTCTACCCGCGTTTCGTTCCGCCCCGTGGAAACCAGAAAATCGGACAACAGCTTCGGCAGACTCACCAGCGAGCGAACAGTAACGCCTGCTTGCCCGAAGAAGGCGGCTGACGACATCGCCTCGGCCATGATAAAGCGCTTGGCGAAGGGAGTGGCGATCTCAATGATATTGGTATCGGGGTCGAGCTGAGACCCGAGACCATTCAGCATGCCCATGACCCGGCCGAACAGGATGAAGTCGTTCGGGATCTGGATCGAGGGGCTGAGCCGGAGGGCCTCCATGATATCATTTCCCATCTCCTCGATGTCCATTGCCTTGAACTCACTCGGTGAGATATCGCGGTATTTCGCGAAAATCCTGTCTACAAACTGGACCAGCGGCTGAAGGTTCCTGGTGAGCGGGATGAACCCCATGTCCACAAGCGCCCGGACAAGTCCGAGGCTGTCGCGCTCCATGATCGCGGTAAAAGCGCGTTTGAGCCCCTCTTTTTTCGGGGGCGAGATGCGGTCCACCATGCCGAAATCAACGAGAACGATCTCGGGGCCTGGACGGACGAAAATATTGCCGGGATGGGGGTCTCCGTGGAACAGGCCATCGGTGAAGAACATCTGACAATAGGCCTCGGCAAGGGCACGCGCCACCTCTTTCCGGTCGACCCCCTGCGCGTCGATCGCATCGAGGTCCGTGATCTTGACGCCTTCGAGAAATTCGAGCGTCAGCACCTTGGACGTCGTGAACGGCCAATACACAGCAGGAATTCTGATCTTCGGGTTATCGGAAAAGTTTTTGGCAAAGGCCGACGCGTTCTTTCCTTCCTGGATGTAGTCCAGCTCCTCGTGGATAATGCGTGAGAATTCGGAGAAAATGACGTCGAGATTGATGCGCCGGTAGAAGACCTTGAGAAGCCTGATAATGAAGTGGAACGTCCGGATATCGGCCGTTATCACTTCTTCGATGCCGGGATACTGGACCTTTACCGCAATGCGCTCGCCGCTTTTCAGGGTGGCGCGATGCACCTGACCGATCGAGGCCGAGGCAATGGGTGTCTCATCAAAAGACGCAAACACGTCCTCCGGTGGACCAATCTCTTCAATGACGCGTTTCATGATCTCCGCGAGGTCCGCAGGCGGAACGTGGTCCTGGAGCTTGGACAGCTCCGTCGTGTATTCCTCCGGGAGGATGTCCACGCGCGAGGACAGAAACTGGCCGATCTTGATCAGCACGCCGCGCATCTCGATCATGCGCTCGCGCAGCACAAAGGCGTATTTTGAATGAAGCCGTTTGAGCCGTTCTTTTCGCATTGCAGGAGAGGCGAAGATGTTTCTGAACGAGAAAAGCTTATAGCCCAGAAGTATGCGAAGAAAAAGGGCGACGCCCCGAACAAACCTGATCTGGTAGCCGATGATTGTCATAATTGATTATACCAAATTGAGAGGGGGAAGGATATGCTGAGAATGAACAGGGCACGAAACGGCAGGAGCGCCGGTTAATCAACAAACCCGCCTTTCGGAGCAATATTAACTTGACAACGAGCGGTATTCTCAAATAATATGAGCTTCGCCTCATTAATGAGTGGGAAGAACACAGGAGTGGCGGCGGCCTTTTGGACAGGAAGCCTCAATCTGCCTTGCCGCCGACAACGCTCCTGACCGGGGAAGCTTGACAATATGACCTTTACCAGGATGAATGACAGTGGATTTCTGTTCATCAGGTAAAGGTTTTTTTACCTGAACCGGACCAACCGGAGCGAATAGAACTTTTTTCCACTTTGATAACTATATGCCATTTCTCCTCAGAACTTGACATAGTCGCGCGAATGTTTGCCCTTGCATGGACCCCTCATCCCAGCCCTCTCCCGCAAGGGGCGAGGGAGGTTTGCAACCTCTCCCTGGAGCCTGCCCTCGAATGCTCTTATCGGGGGAGGGAGAGGACCGAGGTGAGGGGGATTCCGTAGGAATGTATCAATTCTTTACTCTAGCAAACGCAATAAGGGTTGTTATATTATTTGTAGGGCAACCCTTCACAGGTTGTTGAAAAACACTTAGTTTACCCTTCGACAAGCTCAGGGCGAACGGAGCGTGTATTGAATTTATTCGTATTTATCCGTTCGTGGTGAGCCTGTCGAACCACAAAAAGACTTTTTCAACAGCCTGTTCAGGGTTGCTTAAAGCAAGGCTAAAGCCTTGCCCTACAGGTAACAATATTTTATGCGTTTGTATTAATTCGTTTGCACTAACAATTCAGGAGACCGCTAATGAAGAGAACGATCAATAAGATCCTGATCGCGAACCGGGGCGTTCCCGCGGTCCGGGTCATGCACACGTGCCGGGACCGGAAGATCCCCACCACCGCGGTGTACAGCGATCCCGACCGCCTTGCCCATCACGTGTTCATGGCGGACGAGGCGGTTTACATCGGCGAGGCCCCGCCTTCCGAGTCGTATCTCAATATGGACAAGATGGTCCAGGCCGCTCTTCAGAGCAAGTCTGACGCGGTCCATCCGGGCTGGGGCTTTCTGGCTGAGAACGCGGATTTCGCGCAGAAAGTGATCGACGCGGGACTCATATGGATCGGCCCGTCTCCCGAGGTCATCCGCATGCTGGGGGACAAGATCGAAGCCAAGGCCCTGGCACGGAAGGCCGATGTCCCGACCATCCCGGGCATCGACGCGGTCACGGACATTGAACAGATCAAGGTGTGGATGAAGAAGGATGAGGTAAGTTATCCGATTATGATCAAGGCTTCGGCGGGCGGTGGCGGCAAGGGCATGGTCAAGGTGGAAAATGACGAAGACCTGTCGCAGTCCCTGGCCCGGGCCCGGTCCGAGGCCAAAAAGTCCTTCGGCAACGAGACCATCCTGGTCGAAAAATATATCGAGCGGGGCCGGCATATCGAGGTCCAGATCGTTGCTGATGAGCACGGCAATGTCATTCATCTGTACGAGCGGGAATGCACGATCCAGCGGAGGAACCAGAAGATCGTCGAGGAGGCGCCCTCACCAAGCCTCGACGACGCACTGCGCCAGGAGATCTGCGCCACTGCAACGCGGCTTATGCGCGAGATCGGCTACACGTCGGCCGGCACGGTGGAGTACATCTTCGATTCGGCGACCAGAAAATTCTATTTCCTCGAGGTGAATACCCGCTTGCAGGTCGAGCACGGCATCACTGAACTGATCACGGGCCTGGATATCGTCGGCATCATGATCGACGTGGCACTCGGCAAAAAACTGCCGTTCAATCAGTCCAACATCCGTCCGAACCGGTGGGCGCTGGAAGTTCGCCTCAACGCCGAGGACCCAAAGAACTTCAGCCCCTCCTTCGGGCCGATCACCCGGCTGCAGGTGCCGATGGGTCCGAACGTACGCGTGGCATCGGGTGTGTACGAGGGCGGCGATGTCCCCGCGTACTACGATTCGCTGTTCATGCTGCTCATGACCGCGGGCGCGGACCGGAAAGACGCCATCCGGGTCATGGACCGCTCGCTCGGCAGGAACCTCAGAGTCGAGGGCATCAAGACGCTCCAGCCGCTGCTGCTCAGTATTATCAGGCACCCGTCTTTCATCTCCGGGGAGTTTTCGACCCGGTTCATCGAAGAGCACATGGATGAACTGATCTCCAAGTTCAGCGAGCAGAACAGCGAAGACGAGGTGCTCAAGATCGCGCGGTATGTGGCGGAGATCTCGGCGCTGGGACCCCAGAAATGGATGTGAACCGGGTATGAAAGAGATCATCAGGCTGCTGAACAACAACAGGGAGTGGGCCCGGCGGGTCGAGCTCGAGAACCCGGGGTTCTTCAGCAAGCTGAAGAGGCAGCAGCGGCCCAAGTACCTGTGGATCGGATGTTCCGACAGTCGTGTGCCGGCGAACCAGATCACGGGATTGCTGCCGGGAGATATCTTCGTCCATCGGAACAT includes the following:
- a CDS encoding DEAD/DEAH box helicase family protein — encoded protein: MILKSYQVDALYWLEEFFKRCKLSNNPRLAYEETTKEWRGIPLHYKALPSLSRVPYVCLRIPTGGGKTLIGGMAIERANRSLLFTRYSVTLWLVPSEPIREQTLKSLRNPSNLLHQAVYSALGDVTVMEIDEALRVKPHVLNGSNVIIVATMQAFKQEDKDRLSVYKQNSDMQSHFEGITDQKVIGNQSFVDALRLRHPFVIVDEAHNQGTPLAFETLARFEPSAILELTATPDRSRQPSNVLFSVGASTLWSAEMIKMPLDLVRRENWLDALRDAIGCLNKLQTKAAAERATTGDYLRPIMLLQAERHNTEHETIVPEKVKQTLIDDFSIPEGEIKIATGAIDEIAGNDVLSEKSKVRFIITIDKLREGWDCPFAYVLCSFRNTSSSTAAEQILGRILRMPGAKKKINPELNEAYAFITSTDFQATVASLRDGLVKNGFERQETKDLIHTEEEQGQDDLFILAAGLTFTTSEIPEPEAIPSVLENKVEIAPEAGTVTLKGKFTPKQAEALENIFQTQAGKNAIRTALSRLGAPQALHQKTPSELGELFRVPLLALRQGDLWEPFEETHLLQGDWRLLDYSSELNESEFKRPELRAQGGRFLVREESIRFEYFDDIEAQLALLDFFTEWDQVQLVAWLERNVPDESILPDEKAAYLNKAVTWLIQHRGFTIEELAYAKFRLRAELENKIKDAKRQAMQRIYQALLFQPDLFISDGRCEMIFEQGRYAYDRLYCGFVDLPKHFFPHIGNLGAEGEEFDCALFLATQLEGVKFWVRNVERKPTSFSLQTSTDRFYPDFICRLEDGRNLIVEYKNIRDWDLPDNDEKRKLGALWEIRSGGKGLFIMPRGKDFEAIRARLK
- a CDS encoding DUF4065 domain-containing protein → MSIYEKIGRRVKELRDKADMSQDALAKIMKLPRPAVSQIESGARKIATDELVTLSQIFHVTIDDLLNPGKEPEVRLPEGKEEKTVKQQMRISVPQKNLQKFKEVLLYILNKVGAKENIGETVIYKLLYFIDFDFYEKYEEQLVGATYIKNKYGPTPVEFVKIVEKMIKDGAIEKVKSEYFKLQQTKYLPRRKPDIAKLTSSEIEVIDDVLNRLSDMNASQISAYSHGDVPWVTTNDGDAIEYESVFYRTPPYSVRAYAEDNG
- a CDS encoding RNA methyltransferase; the encoded protein is MNQLLDNVSIVLVDTKTPGNIGAAARCMMNMGLSRLILVDPPKDKDQDARKLAAGAHEIIENAAVFPALAEALADQGFVIGTSRHAGRQRKNIRTPREMAEQVIPILAKNRVAIVFGNEVNGLENSALALCHEIVAIPASETFPSLNLSHAVMIIAYELFLASGAQVGKLSNELARSDDIEGFFVQLQQTLQTIGFLERDHPERLMFSLRQLFGRARMNSRDVSILRGVLSAVERANRSGKENP
- a CDS encoding MBL fold metallo-hydrolase, with product MSMIAISLQSGSSGNCIYIEAGGVRLLIDAGITGVQAQGRLAAHGRDIHTVDAVIISHDHGDHIRHAGVYQRKFGIPIYVTPATLAAATARCNLGKLTDVRTFRACDKIRFGDVLVHAIPTPHDGVDGSVFVVEAGKKRIGVLTDLGHVFKDLTRIVASLDAVFLESNYDPDMLAAGSYPAYLKQRIRGPHGHISNIEAAELLRRASVEQRLQWACLSHLSEENNHPDVALKTHRAAISGKVTLYVADRYQSTEIFTVL
- a CDS encoding AarF/ABC1/UbiB kinase family protein, which encodes MTIIGYQIRFVRGVALFLRILLGYKLFSFRNIFASPAMRKERLKRLHSKYAFVLRERMIEMRGVLIKIGQFLSSRVDILPEEYTTELSKLQDHVPPADLAEIMKRVIEEIGPPEDVFASFDETPIASASIGQVHRATLKSGERIAVKVQYPGIEEVITADIRTFHFIIRLLKVFYRRINLDVIFSEFSRIIHEELDYIQEGKNASAFAKNFSDNPKIRIPAVYWPFTTSKVLTLEFLEGVKITDLDAIDAQGVDRKEVARALAEAYCQMFFTDGLFHGDPHPGNIFVRPGPEIVLVDFGMVDRISPPKKEGLKRAFTAIMERDSLGLVRALVDMGFIPLTRNLQPLVQFVDRIFAKYRDISPSEFKAMDIEEMGNDIMEALRLSPSIQIPNDFILFGRVMGMLNGLGSQLDPDTNIIEIATPFAKRFIMAEAMSSAAFFGQAGVTVRSLVSLPKLLSDFLVSTGRNETRVEITSRDIVGELKIISRIGKGLILAFLTVGAGLAAVILRINHFNTESAWLTALCGVFCIRIFILIRRSRRP
- a CDS encoding ATP-grasp domain-containing protein is translated as MKRTINKILIANRGVPAVRVMHTCRDRKIPTTAVYSDPDRLAHHVFMADEAVYIGEAPPSESYLNMDKMVQAALQSKSDAVHPGWGFLAENADFAQKVIDAGLIWIGPSPEVIRMLGDKIEAKALARKADVPTIPGIDAVTDIEQIKVWMKKDEVSYPIMIKASAGGGGKGMVKVENDEDLSQSLARARSEAKKSFGNETILVEKYIERGRHIEVQIVADEHGNVIHLYERECTIQRRNQKIVEEAPSPSLDDALRQEICATATRLMREIGYTSAGTVEYIFDSATRKFYFLEVNTRLQVEHGITELITGLDIVGIMIDVALGKKLPFNQSNIRPNRWALEVRLNAEDPKNFSPSFGPITRLQVPMGPNVRVASGVYEGGDVPAYYDSLFMLLMTAGADRKDAIRVMDRSLGRNLRVEGIKTLQPLLLSIIRHPSFISGEFSTRFIEEHMDELISKFSEQNSEDEVLKIARYVAEISALGPQKWM